In Aerococcus loyolae, a genomic segment contains:
- a CDS encoding alpha/beta fold hydrolase, whose product MKNILIHGLGQDNRSWEAVQKLLETENLTTHCPKLFDLLKDDPYTYENLYQKLEEQLNHYDDKVNLCGLSLGGLLALDYAKNYPNKVNSSILIGVPYKIPPLLMTIQSLVFKLMPKASFIKLGLTKDEFIRLISSTKSLSIHTDLEKISCQTLIICGEKDKLNLKSSQLFHEAIKQSALKTIKNAGHEVNRDNPSDLAGLISAFWKR is encoded by the coding sequence ATGAAGAATATTTTAATCCATGGTTTAGGTCAAGATAATAGAAGTTGGGAGGCCGTTCAAAAGCTTTTGGAAACTGAAAATTTGACGACGCATTGTCCCAAGCTCTTTGACTTACTTAAGGACGATCCCTATACTTACGAAAATCTATATCAAAAGTTGGAAGAACAGCTCAATCATTATGATGATAAGGTCAACTTGTGTGGGCTTTCTTTAGGGGGGTTACTGGCTTTAGACTATGCCAAAAACTACCCAAACAAAGTCAATTCCTCAATCTTAATCGGCGTTCCCTATAAGATTCCCCCATTACTCATGACTATACAGTCCCTGGTCTTTAAGCTCATGCCCAAAGCAAGTTTTATCAAATTAGGTCTGACCAAGGATGAATTTATCCGCTTGATATCCTCCACCAAATCGCTAAGCATCCATACTGATCTCGAAAAAATAAGTTGTCAGACCTTAATCATTTGTGGCGAAAAAGATAAATTAAATCTGAAAAGTAGCCAACTGTTTCATGAGGCGATTAAACAGAGCGCCTTGAAAACGATAAAAAATGCAGGCCATGAAGTCAATAGAGATAATCCTAGCGACTTAGCCGGGCTTATATCAGCATTTTGGAAGAGATAA
- a CDS encoding exonuclease SbcCD subunit D, with product MKFIHTSDWHIGKIVNDRSMLADQEVVLHQLIDDFKAIGPDLVIIAGDFYDRSLPSRDSVRLANDLIDRMMLELDCPVAIIAGNHDAGERIAYGARAYEQQNVHLAGLPQKVPQSLDLPGARVYLLPYADYQVIRELYQDPTIDSLEKAAAKQVQAITSQESFDPERLNLIVYHGYVTASSLEEAGADLEESESERPLSIGTTEYVPSRVFQDFDYLALGHLHGAQRVKGENVRYSGSPLKYSKSEAHHHKQYLEVDLTKERIQVTKHMIQPLHDVRVITTSFDQALAGESEDYIYFELTDQTPVHDGMNRLRENYPNIMNLEYLNIGQVSAQLQGKMTKEKLSRQVANPIELFSTFYQDMLGQSLTKGQSQAVETAWLEAQKESETD from the coding sequence ATGAAATTTATCCATACTTCTGATTGGCATATTGGTAAGATTGTCAACGACCGGTCCATGCTGGCTGACCAAGAGGTAGTCCTCCACCAGCTGATTGATGACTTTAAGGCAATTGGCCCCGACCTAGTGATTATTGCTGGGGATTTTTACGACCGCTCTTTACCTAGTCGGGACAGTGTCCGTTTGGCTAATGATCTGATTGACCGCATGATGTTGGAATTAGATTGCCCAGTGGCGATTATTGCTGGTAACCACGATGCCGGCGAGCGGATTGCCTATGGGGCTAGGGCCTATGAGCAGCAAAATGTCCACCTAGCCGGTCTGCCACAAAAAGTGCCCCAATCCCTTGATTTACCAGGGGCCCGAGTCTACCTCCTGCCTTATGCCGACTACCAGGTCATCCGTGAGCTTTATCAAGATCCGACCATTGATAGCCTGGAAAAAGCCGCCGCTAAGCAAGTCCAAGCCATTACGAGCCAGGAGAGTTTTGATCCCGAGCGCTTAAACCTGATTGTCTACCATGGTTACGTGACAGCTTCCAGCTTGGAAGAGGCGGGCGCTGACCTGGAAGAATCGGAGTCGGAGCGTCCCTTGAGTATTGGCACCACGGAATACGTCCCCAGCCGAGTCTTTCAGGACTTTGATTATCTGGCTTTGGGTCACTTGCACGGGGCACAGCGGGTCAAGGGGGAAAACGTCCGCTACAGCGGGAGCCCGCTCAAGTACTCCAAATCTGAAGCCCATCATCACAAGCAGTACCTAGAAGTCGATTTGACTAAGGAAAGGATTCAAGTGACCAAGCACATGATCCAGCCACTTCATGATGTGCGTGTGATTACGACCAGCTTTGACCAGGCCTTAGCGGGAGAGTCGGAGGATTATATTTACTTTGAATTGACTGACCAGACCCCTGTCCATGACGGGATGAATCGCTTGCGGGAAAACTATCCCAACATTATGAACCTGGAATACCTCAATATTGGCCAGGTCAGTGCCCAGCTCCAGGGGAAAATGACTAAGGAGAAGCTCAGCCGCCAGGTCGCGAATCCCATAGAACTTTTTTCCACCTTCTACCAAGACATGTTGGGTCAATCCCTAACAAAAGGACAAAGCCAGGCCGTGGAGACAGCCTGGTTAGAAGCTCAGAAGGAGAGCGAAACGGACTAG
- the uvrA gene encoding excinuclease ABC subunit UvrA codes for MVKEEIVVRGARSHNLKDINVTIPRNQMVVITGLSGSGKSSLAFDTLYAEGQRRYVESLSAFARQFLGNIKKADVDSIDGLSPAISIDQKTTNRNPRSTVGTITEVNDYLRLLFARVGHPICPNDGTKIQSQSIDQMIDRVKNLEERTRIQILAPIVYGKKGQHKKLLEKVQQQGYVRVRIDGEMYDVDDLPELNKNKKHDVDVVIDRLVIKEGIRARLADSLETALRLTEGYALVDIIGGEEILFSEHYACPLCGFTVGELEPRLFSFNAPFGRCPECDGIGSKMKVDEDIVVPDRTKSIEEGALVPWYNKASGYYPALLDQACRAFDIPQDKPFEELSDDQQDLLLYGSGDQTFHFNYQNEFGNVTDKDMAFEGVANNVERRYHHSTSNMIRESMRQYMAELPCPTCHGKRLNERALAVKVAGLDIAEVTEKAIGQVIDFFKDLDLEDQDEKIARPIMEELHARLGFLDEVGLDYLTLDRNAGSLSGGEAQRIRLATQIGSNLSGIMYVLDEPSIGLHQRDNDRLIRSLKRMRDLGNTLIVVEHDEDTMRQADYLIDMGPGAGAHGGEVVSAGTPEEVAQDPDSLTGQYLSGEKAIAVPKERRQTDKGWLEVKGAAANNLKGVDVKFPLGCFNLITGVSGSGKSSLVNEVVKKYLLRQLNRAQVVPGKVKSIEGYESLDKVIDIDQSPIGRTPRSNPATYTSVFDDIRDLFAQTNEAKLRGYKKGRFSFNVKGGRCEACKGDGIVKVEMNFLPDIYVPCEVCKGTRYNAETLEVHYKGKNIAEVLDMRVDEALEFFQSIPKIHRKLQAIADVGLGYVALGQPAPSLSGGEAQRMKLASELQRVASGNTIYILDEPTTGLHTHDIKRLIGVLQRLVDEGNTVLVIEHNLDVIKTADYIVDLGPEGGDGGGTIVATGTPEEVANNQASYTGQYLKPLLGKRV; via the coding sequence ATTGTGAAAGAAGAAATTGTCGTGCGTGGTGCACGCTCTCATAATTTAAAAGATATTAATGTGACCATCCCTCGTAATCAGATGGTGGTCATTACCGGCCTGTCCGGCTCAGGGAAGTCCTCCTTGGCCTTTGATACCCTCTATGCTGAGGGCCAACGCCGCTATGTGGAATCCCTGTCGGCTTTTGCCCGGCAATTTTTGGGGAATATTAAGAAGGCGGATGTTGATTCCATTGATGGTTTGAGCCCCGCTATTTCTATTGACCAAAAGACGACCAACCGAAATCCCCGGTCAACGGTGGGAACCATTACCGAGGTGAATGACTATCTAAGATTGCTCTTTGCCCGGGTGGGTCACCCGATTTGTCCCAATGACGGGACCAAGATCCAAAGCCAGTCGATCGACCAGATGATTGACCGGGTTAAGAATTTGGAAGAACGGACTCGCATTCAAATCCTGGCGCCCATCGTCTACGGCAAGAAGGGTCAACATAAAAAGCTCTTGGAAAAGGTCCAACAACAAGGCTATGTCCGCGTCCGCATCGATGGTGAGATGTATGACGTGGATGACCTGCCGGAACTCAATAAAAATAAGAAACATGACGTTGATGTCGTGATTGACCGCTTGGTGATTAAGGAAGGGATCCGGGCCCGTTTAGCTGACTCCCTAGAAACTGCCCTCCGCCTCACTGAAGGTTACGCCTTGGTTGATATTATTGGCGGGGAAGAGATCCTCTTCTCCGAACACTATGCCTGCCCCTTGTGTGGTTTTACGGTTGGGGAATTGGAACCGCGGCTCTTTTCATTTAACGCGCCTTTTGGCCGTTGTCCGGAGTGTGACGGGATCGGCTCCAAGATGAAGGTGGATGAAGACATTGTGGTGCCTGACCGGACCAAAAGCATAGAAGAAGGTGCTTTGGTACCTTGGTATAATAAGGCTTCCGGCTATTATCCCGCTCTCTTAGACCAGGCTTGTCGGGCTTTTGATATCCCGCAAGATAAGCCATTTGAAGAACTTAGTGACGACCAACAAGACTTACTTCTCTACGGGTCAGGCGACCAGACCTTCCATTTCAACTACCAGAATGAATTTGGTAATGTCACCGACAAGGATATGGCCTTTGAAGGGGTGGCGAATAATGTGGAGCGCCGCTATCACCATTCGACCTCTAACATGATCCGGGAAAGCATGCGCCAATACATGGCCGAATTGCCCTGCCCAACTTGTCACGGTAAGCGCCTGAACGAGCGGGCCTTGGCGGTCAAGGTGGCCGGCTTAGATATTGCTGAAGTGACCGAAAAAGCCATAGGACAGGTCATTGACTTCTTCAAGGATTTAGACCTAGAAGACCAAGATGAAAAGATTGCCCGACCCATTATGGAAGAGCTCCACGCCCGTTTAGGTTTCTTAGATGAAGTGGGCTTGGATTATTTAACTTTGGACCGTAATGCCGGATCGCTCTCAGGTGGGGAGGCCCAACGGATCCGCTTGGCTACCCAAATTGGCTCTAACTTGTCAGGAATTATGTACGTTCTCGATGAACCCTCTATTGGTCTCCACCAACGCGATAATGACCGCTTAATCCGGTCCTTGAAACGGATGCGGGACCTGGGCAATACCTTGATTGTGGTGGAACACGATGAAGATACCATGCGGCAAGCGGACTATCTGATTGATATGGGTCCAGGAGCCGGTGCCCACGGTGGCGAAGTTGTTTCAGCCGGAACTCCTGAAGAAGTGGCCCAAGACCCTGATTCCCTAACAGGCCAATACTTGTCGGGGGAAAAGGCCATTGCAGTGCCAAAAGAACGTCGTCAAACGGATAAGGGTTGGCTGGAAGTTAAGGGGGCAGCTGCTAATAACTTGAAGGGGGTTGACGTTAAATTCCCATTGGGCTGCTTTAACCTGATTACCGGTGTTTCCGGTTCGGGGAAGTCCAGCCTGGTTAATGAAGTGGTTAAAAAGTACCTCCTTCGTCAGCTCAACCGGGCCCAAGTAGTGCCAGGTAAGGTGAAATCGATTGAAGGTTATGAGTCCTTAGACAAGGTCATCGATATTGACCAAAGTCCGATTGGCCGGACGCCCCGCTCTAACCCAGCCACCTATACCTCGGTCTTTGATGATATTCGCGACCTCTTTGCCCAAACCAATGAGGCCAAATTGCGGGGTTATAAGAAGGGGCGCTTTTCCTTTAACGTGAAGGGTGGCCGCTGTGAAGCCTGCAAGGGTGACGGGATTGTTAAGGTGGAGATGAACTTCTTACCGGATATTTATGTGCCGTGTGAGGTCTGCAAGGGGACCCGTTACAATGCGGAAACCTTGGAAGTCCACTACAAGGGCAAAAATATTGCTGAAGTCCTAGACATGCGAGTGGACGAAGCGTTGGAATTCTTCCAATCCATTCCCAAAATCCACCGCAAGCTCCAAGCTATCGCTGATGTTGGCCTCGGCTATGTGGCTTTAGGCCAACCGGCGCCCTCCCTGTCTGGTGGGGAGGCCCAACGGATGAAGCTGGCTAGTGAACTGCAAAGAGTGGCCAGTGGTAATACCATCTACATCTTGGATGAACCCACTACTGGTCTTCACACTCATGATATTAAACGTCTCATTGGTGTTCTCCAACGCTTAGTGGATGAAGGCAATACCGTTCTAGTGATCGAACACAATTTGGATGTGATCAAGACGGCCGACTATATTGTCGACTTAGGCCCTGAAGGCGGAGACGGTGGCGGAACCATTGTTGCCACCGGAACACCAGAAGAAGTCGCCAACAATCAAGCCTCCTATACCGGCCAATACCTCAAACCATTGTTGGGGAAGAGAGTGTGA